Proteins found in one Poecilia reticulata strain Guanapo linkage group LG6, Guppy_female_1.0+MT, whole genome shotgun sequence genomic segment:
- the rccd1 gene encoding RCC1 domain-containing protein 1: protein MRWFGFGFNAFAQISVPDKSEKEESNSXVGQEKVCVPVDLVNHIGRSKIRASWSRRASLFLDEDSCVRLAGFCASISSNESFSPITVNTSGCQDAAISETHLTLAFPGRIESWDLQSKDKAPSWSMEMTQSQNSDVNLPLVPGGYISSKPPIFRSLSSHLQAKSLALGGEHAXLLTAAGAVYTWGQGSHGQLGHGGLIPEEEPRTVEALWGMSMRSVAAGGWHSVCVGDGGDLYVWGWNESGQLGLPSRGLRKASQQKSDQQAGERCGSFSTCPDEELHEEVFISIQAFPALVDVSPSCEISTVSCGSRHTAAVTTTGYLYTWGWGEYGQLGHQTTSSLDEPQCVEFFRNENLHVVDVVCGSWNTFTAAVKKEVLKNVPELPPVSTGSELWTTC from the exons ATGCGCTGGTTTGGGTTTGGCTTCAATGCGTTTGCTCAAATATCYGTRCCGGATAAGtcggaaaaagaagaaagtaacAGCGYTGTGGGGCAAGAGAAAGTATGCGTTCCCGTGGACCTGGTGAACCATATAGGTAGAAGTAAAATCAGAGCAAGTTGGAGTCGGAGAGCATCTTTGTTTTTAGATG AGGACAGTTGCGTGCGTTTGGCTGGTTTCTGTGCATCCATCTCCTCCAATGAATCCTTCAGTCCTATAACAGTGAACACCAGTGGCTGTCAAGATGCAGCAATCAGTGAAACGCAYCTTACCCTTGCTTTCCCAGGCAGAATTGAATCCTGGGATCTGCAAAGCAAGGATAAGGCTCCATCATGGAGCATGGAGATGACTCAGTCGCAGAACTCTG ATGTGAATTTGCCATTGGTCCCAGGRGGATACATTTCCTCCAARCCCCCYATTTTCCGCTCCTTGTCTTCTCACCTCCAAGCCAAGAGCCTCGCACTGGGTGGAGAACACGCCRTCCttctgactgctgctggagccGTTTACACCTGGGGTCAGGGCAG CCACGGCCAGTTGGGGCATGGAGGACTCATCCCTGAGGAGGAGCCCAGGACAGTGGAGGCTCTGTGGGGGATGTCCATGAGGTCTGTGGCTGCAGGAGGCTGGCACTCTGTCTGTGTTGGCG ATGGAGGTGACCTCTATGTGTGGGGCTGGAATGAAAGCGGTCAACTTGGACTTCCATCACGTGGTTTGAGGAAAGCTTCACAACAGAAAAGTGATCAGCAAGCAG GAGAACGATGCGGCAGTTTCAGCACATGTCCTGATGAAGAGCTACATGAAGAAGTGTTCATTTCAATCCAGGCATTCCCAGCTCTGGTTGATGTCAGTCCGTCATGCGAGATCAGTACAGTCAGCTGTGGATCCCGGCACACAGCTGCAGTAACAA CAACAGGCTATCTTTACACATGGGGATGGG GAGAATACGGCCAACTTGGGCACCAAACAACTTCCAGTTTAGACGAGCCTCAGTGTGTGGAGTTTTTCAGGAATGAGAACCTGCATGTTGTTGATGTGGTTTGTGGGTCATGGAACACTTTTACTGCAGCTGTCAAGAAGGAAGTACTGAAAAATGTCCCAGAATTACCCCCCGTGAGCACCGGCAGTGAACTTTGGACTACATGCTAG
- the cib1 gene encoding calcium and integrin-binding protein 1, which translates to MGTTASQLPKDSLSEYQELTFLTKQEILLAHRRFTELLGRDERNHPNPRVPMQVILTLPELKSNPFKTRICQVFSTSEDKDGSLTFEDFLDLLSAFSDSATLEIKSHYAFRIFDFDDDGTLDHSDLEKLVNCLTGETEDTRLTSEEMRQLINNILDESDIDKDGTVNLSEFQHVISRSPDFVSSFKIVL; encoded by the exons ATGGGAACAACGGCAAGTCAGCTGCCAAAGGACTCGCTTTCAGAATACCAG GAGCTGACCTTTCTGACAAAACAGGAAATTCTACT TGCGCACAGGAGATTCACAGAACTACTAGGCAGAGATGAAAGAAACCATCCAAACCCCAGAGTACCAATGCAAGTCATCCTTACTCTGCCAGAGCTGAAG TCCAACCCTTTCAAGACAAGAATCTGCCAAGTATTCTCCACATCTGAAGATAAAGATGGAAGCCTGACGTTCGAAGATTTCCTGGATCTTTTGAGTGCCTTCAGTGACTCTGCCACTCTCGAAATCAAATCCCACTATGCTTTCCGTATATTTG ACTTTGATGACGACGGCACTCTTGATCACAGTGATCTGGAGAAGTTGGTTAACTGCTTGACTGGTGAGACGGAGGACACAAGACTGACCAGTGAAGAAATGAGGCAGCTCATAAACAAC ATCCTTGACGAGTCCGACATCGATAAGGATGGGACAGTGAACTTATCTGAGTTTCAGCATGTCATTTCAAGATCTCCAGACTTTGTCAG CTCTTTCAAGATTGTGCTGTGA